The Pochonia chlamydosporia 170 chromosome 1, whole genome shotgun sequence genome window below encodes:
- a CDS encoding glycoside hydrolase family sugar binding protein (similar to Colletotrichum gloeosporioides Nara gc5 XP_007280830.1), producing MSSQATPKWDLFPESRKPFSSSLFKNPGSEYRATPLWSWNNKLDRESLLEQIDQFESMGFGGFHMHTRVGLDTEYLGQEFMDMVQACVAYAKEKGMKAWLYDEDRWPSGFAGGNITANNESFRSRHLLITPWAYGDPAHPGFHGQARSNSAEARRSELGTLVARYSIKLDDDGYLLESRKLKDGENATNAWYVYEETNEPSEWFNGGYYVDTLNKKAMQAFIENTHEAYKNAVGDEFGGTIPAIFTDEPQFAMKKRLAVASRKEDIFLPWTQDLRQSYAETYGTDLLETLPEIIWDTRKTSRTRYNFHDHVCNRFVESFTDLLASWCSKNSIALTGHMMYEEKLSTQTGSLGEAMRCYRRMQLPGIDMLCDAREYTTAKQAQSVSRQYGRCGVISEIYGVTNWTFTFAGHKGSGDWQAALGVNVRSPHLAWYSMAGEAKRDYPAAISYQSPWYKDYRLIEDHFARVNYAMSRGSAVVRVAVIHPIESFWIMYGPHDTSAKSAELEEQFENLTSWLCHGLVDFDFISESLLLDMQPTSENGLFCFGKGRYNVVILPSLATVRGTTLDALDSFIESGGTVVIAGPAPDLVDCQPSTRLDSMRTIRVPFNKTSILEQLEIVRDVKVTLTSGTTADSLLYQMRIDNKERYLFFCNTDRKFPRDTEISIRGQWTVTVLDTLTGDETKLTSRIQRKCGGDSWTKLSYRFEGCASLLLRLQPPESCPDEAPTVPELKWNVAGELELESVSLSEPNVLLIDMVRYRIDDEIEWSGLEEILRTDNIARGRLGLPLRQDNLAQPYRMPKERPKHMLHLKVDFKVRVTSAITDAKLALEGLPDCTVVLNRRQITTVPDGWWVDESILTTKLPTLETGDHYMEISMPFGPRTNVERIYILGTFGVDLRGRDATIVDLALDRLQIGDYTRQGFPFYAGDVRYEFAVAAAKGHSAIHVPRFAAPVLRVEVDGRPAGKLGKIALPPYILDLGDVVQRGSSPLRVSITAVGNRNNAFGAVHLPDGLTQWYGPDSFRTNGEKWSYEYVISEMGLLTAPRLLTRDPSLASKTWDAGSVDQDLWFH from the exons ATGTCCTCACAAGCAACGCCGAAGTGGGATCTCTTCCCCGAATCACGGAAACCATTTAGCTCGTCGCTTTTCAAGAATCCAGGTTCGGAATACCGAGCGACACCGTTATGGAGCTGGAATAATAAGCTAGATCGCGAATCGTTGTTGGAACAAATCGATCAGTTTGAGTCTATGGGATTCGGCGGCTTTCATATGCATACAAGGGTTGGTCTTGATACTGAGTATCTGGGACAAGAGTTCATGGACATGGTTCAGGCATGTGTTGCTTacgcaaaagaaaaaggcaTGAAAGCGTGGCTGTACGACGAAGATAGATGGCCATCTGGATTTGCTGGTGGGAATATCACGGCCAATAATGAAAGCTTTAGGAGCAGACATTTGCTAATTACCCCGTGGGCATATGGTGATCCTGCGCATCCCGGGTTTCATGG ACAAGCACGTTCCAACTCGGCAGAGGCAAGGCGCAGCGAACTAGGAACTCTGGTTGCCAGATACAgcatcaagcttgatgacgatggaTATCTACTGGAGAGCCGTAAGCTCAAAGATGGGGAGAATGCCACCAATGCTTGGTACGTTTACGAAGAGACGAACGAACCTTCAGAGTGGTTCAACGGAGGATACTATGTGGACACGCTGAACAAAAAGGCAATGCAAGCCTTTATTGAAAACACTCACGAGGCGTATAAGAATGCTGTGGGTGATGAATTTGGCGGTACAATTCCGGCCATATTCACAGATGAGCCTCAATTTGCCATGAAAAAGAGACTGGCCGTTGCATCTAGAAAGGAGGACATCTTTCTGCCCTGGACGCAGGATCTGCGTCAGTCTTACGCTGAAACCTACGGCACCGATCTCCTTGAAACCCTTCCCGAGATTATTTGGGATACCAGAAAGACTTCTCGTACACGATACAACTTTCATGATCACG TGTGCAATCGATTCGTGGAATCCTTCACAGATCTTCTCGCAAGCTGGTGTTCGAAGAATAGCATTGCGTTAACCGGACACATGATGTACGAAGAAAAGCTATCAACTCAGACAGGCTCATTGGGCGAGGCGATGCGTTGCTACAGACGCATGCAGTTGCCAGGCATTGACATGCTTTGTGACGCACGAGAATACACCACCGCAAAACAAGCCCAGTCCGTATCTCGCCAATATGGCCGCTGTGGAGTGATATCTGAGATATACGGAGTCACAAATTGGACATTTACCTTTGCTGGTCATAAAGGTTCTGGCGACTGGCAAGCAGCACTTGGAGTGAACGTTCGCAGCCCACACCTTGCTTGGTACTCCATGGCAGGGGAGGCGAAGAGAGACTATCCAGCTGCTATAAGTTATCAAAGTCCCTGGTATAAAGACTACCGACTCATCGAAGACCACTTTGCCAGGGTCAACTACGCCATGTCCCGGGGATCAGCTGTTGTTCGTGTCGCGGTGATTCACCCAATAGAGAGTTTTTGGATCATGTACGGTCCTCATGATACGTCTGCAAAGTCAGCAGAGTTGGAGGAGCAATTTGAAAATCTTACAAGTTGGCTTTGTCATGGGctggttgactttgacttcaTCTCGGAATCTCTCCT GCTGGATATGCAACCAACATCTGAGAATGGATTATTTTGCTTTGGTAAAGGTCGATATAACGTTGTGATCTTGCCTTCACTGGCGACGGTCCGTGGAACAACTCTAGACGCACTCGACAGCTTCATTGAATCCGGTGGCACTGTAGTAATTGCTGGACCAGCGCCTGACCTGGTTGACTGCCAGCCGTCTACCCGATTAGACTCAATGCGTACCATTCGGGTTCCTTTCAACAAGACGTCTATTTTGGAGCAGCTTGAAATTGTTAGAGACGTGAAAGTCACACTGACCAGCGGAACGACTGCCGACTCACTTCTGTATCAGATGCGAATCGACAACAAAGAGCGATATCTGTTTTTCTGTAACACAGATCGCAAATTCCCTCGTGATACGGAGATTAGTATCCGTGGTCAATGGACCGTCACAGTCCTTGACACACTCACGGGAGATGAGACTAAGCTCACTTCGCGGATACAACGAAAGTGCGGCGGAGACTCCTGGACAAAGTTGTCATACCGGTTTGAAGGCTGTGCCAGTCTTCTGTTGCGTCTGCAACCTCCTGAATCCTGTCCCGACGAGGCTCCAACTGTCCCAGAGCTCAAGTGGAATGTGGCCGGAGAGCTTGAACTGGAGTCGGTCTCATTATCGGAACCCAACGTTCTTCTGATAGATATGGTCAGGTACCGTATCGACGATGAGATagagtggtctggtcttgaaGAGATTCTGCGCACAGATAATATTGCCCGTGGGCGACTTGGTTTGCCCCTTCGACAGGACAATCTCGCGCAGCCTTACAGAATGCCAAAAGAACGCCCAAAGCATATGCTGCATTTGAAGGTTGATTTCAAAGTTCGCGTTACATCCGCAATCACGGATGCCAAATTGGCTTTGGAGGGGCTTCCAGACTGCACTGTGGTATTGAATCGCAGACAGATCACCACGGTGCCTGATGGCTGGTGGGTTGACGAATCCATCCTGACCACGAAATTGCCTACCTTGGAGACAGGGGACCATTACATGGAAATTTCCATGCCATTTGGACCACGGACCAATGTTGAACGCATCTATATCCTCGGTACATTTGGGGTTGATCTGCGAGGTCGAGACGCGACAATTGTTGATTTAGCCCTTGACAGGCTGCAAATTGGGGACTACACAAGGCAAGGTTTTCCCTTCTATGCAGGCGATGTGCGTTACGAGTTTGCTGTAGCGGCTGCAAAAGGTCATTCTGCAATACATGTCCCAAGGTTCGCCGCTCCAGTATTGCGTGTCGAGGTGGATGGCAGGCCAGCTGGAAAGTTGGGCAAGATTGCTCTCCCGCCATATATACTTGatcttggtgatgttgttcAACGTGGATCGAGCCCTTTAAGAGTGTCGATCACAGCCGTTGGGAATAGGAATAACGCCTTTGGTGCCGTACATCTCCCCGACGGACTTACACAGTGGTACGGCCCAGATTCATTCCGTACAAACGGAGAGAAATGGAGCTATGAGTACGTGATCTCGGAGATGGGCTTACTGACAGCGCCAAGACTTCTTACAAGAGATCCATCGCTAGCGTCGAAGACATGGGATGCTGGGAGTGTTGATCAGGATCTGTGGTTCCACTGA
- a CDS encoding MFS monosaccharide transporter protein (similar to Eutypa lata UCREL1 XP_007789727.1): MRARVRLLLCVFAIALGGAIVGIDIGIIATTIGQQSFNDYMFPPGTANASSLLGAIVSMGSTGNVVGSLMLGFALEKLGRKWTVAAATSFTIVGAIMQAAANGVGLMIAGRLVAGVAVGMLNGGLPVYISELAVPQERARLVGIFGLMIAIGFCIANWIGYACSFTNGDIAWRLELAMQIPLAVVLLAVSFFTPESPRWLAERDRTEQFDMTLRKLYGTQDEDLLTRTALEIREQVSFERATRTNTRLGHAIIELFGRKYIRRTVIAIIVLQVGILSGSLAIQNYQSLLYSALGFTGRRSLLISGCYGFMGVIGQIINLAGVSDRWPRVRTMYVGCFILACMLAILAALSAEFGNGQNANGARAGVAFIFLYSAIYAVFFNSTLFTIAAEMFPLHLRGYGVGVSVMCQGISGIWLGQITPYAFDAIKWKYYLVFIACLVVLGVFYAYFLQETNQISLEQVAGQYGDETVSVDKVVQSQVEVGERDHV, translated from the exons ATGAGGGCTAGAGTAAGATTGTTGCTCTGCGTTTTCGCAATAGCCCTTGGCGGTGCCATTGTCGGTATTGATATTGGCATCATAGCTACAACAATCGGTCAACAGTCCTTCAATGACTACATGTTCCCACCTGGAACGGCCAATGCAAGCAGTCTTTTAGGAGCCATTGTCTCCATGGGCTCAACTGGTAATGTCGTCGGTTCATTGATGCTGGGCTTTGCCCTCGAGAAACTTGGTCGGAAATGGACCGTTGCAGCCGCTACCAGCTTCACGATTGTCGGTGCCATAATGCAAGCCGCTGCAAATGGAGTTGGCCTCATGATTGCTGGTCGTTTAGTTGCCGGAGTAGCGGTTGGCATGCTGAATGGTGGCTTGCCTGTGTATATTTCGGAACTCGCTGTACCACAAGAGCGTGCAAGACTGGTTGGAATATTTGGCTTGATGATTGCCATTGGATTTTGTATTGCCAATTGGATTGGCTATGCATGTTCTTTTACAAATGGGGATATTGCTTGGCGACTTGAGCTCGCAATGCAGATTCCGTTGGCTGTTGTCTTGCTAGCCGTATCCTTCTTTACTCCAGAATCACCGCGCTGGC TTGCTGAGAGAGACCGGACGGAACAGTTTGACATGACTCTTCGCAAACTCTATGGTACTCAGGACGAGGACCTCCTGACGCGCACTGCACTGGAGATTCGAGAACAAGTCTCGTTCGAAAGAGCCACACGTACAAACACTCGACTTGGTCATGCCATCATTGAACTTTTTGGGCGAAAGTATATTCGCAGAACTGTAATTGCCATCATCGTTCTCCAAGTCGGAATCTTGTCGGGATCGCTGGCTATCCAGAATTACCAGAGTCTGCTTTACAGCGCGCTCGGGTTTACCGGAAGAAGATCACTTCTCATCAGTGGATGCTACGGTTTCATGGGTGTCATTGGTCAGATCATTAATCTCGCGGGAGTATCAGATCGTTGGCCACGAGTAAGAACAATGT ATGTTGGATGTTTCATACTGGCATGCATGCTTGCAATCCTGGCAGCACTTTCTGCAGAATTCGGCAACGGCCAAAATGCGAATGGTGCCAGAGCCGGTGTTGCTTTCATATTTCTCTATTCGGCGATATATGCCGTGTTTTTCAACTCCACTCTATTCACCATTGCTGCAGAAATGTTCCCCCTCCATTTGAGAGGTTATGGTGTTGGTGTCAGTGTTATGTGCCAGGGAATATCTGGCATTTGGCTTGGGCAGATCACGCCATACGCGtttgatgccatcaaatggAAGTACTATCTCGTTTTTATTGCttgtttggtggttttgggtGTTTTCTACGCCTACTTTCTGCAGGAAACAAACCAAATTTCTTTGGAACAAGTGGCTGGGCAATATGGTGATGAGACAGTCTCGGTGGATAAGGTGGTTCAGAGtcaggttgaagttggagaacgTGATCATGTATAA
- a CDS encoding f5/8 type C domain-containing protein, whose amino-acid sequence MNLINLYTGLLVAFTSQIFVHAWGTDTEQITFITPIYEGALASDNRDNDIAILEGMKSMLGVGGTYVKLGFSFSSWSLSRDITDADQDYAFNSTNLDYVLGLAESLNLPVLIHANNGRWADCCTSNSDGGWNDALLDHIAAQGNTTMQDSSGKSLFQHDGGGNYFSLSRYNTFYRDYKKRNVQASMTRLANWAKQHKDLFVGVSLDSETIFPSDSADHNPLAIQEWRDWLQNTGLYGPSGDFFGHGRVPAFTSITDFNSATGQTFSSWSAVTPPSSITAGNPFSEEWQRFRITLIRHSVSDETLWIAEAGIPRNLIYGHQTPGLQFYAFADDLPTSTAANGASGYTAYGRAPLDFGSVDNPLRADGTNNFGLFELNPLSSDPQFAYDTILTLFNDGAKVICPNAFENVTNKDQYSLFDSPTTGDTWGNALVKFLKDHGNTPRYTQPPGWNPGDRVYDLYDNFDSATKSGPDNRVNVSGSSGNVALKTVYSAVGGTISWSFTLPSVSNGRRLNLWTKVGIDDGAGAGGGTATWLASMNGTPLFGNGVVLAPTYWVWKHWLPVMVDVTEWAGKQVTLSLSTTGNDYYGWTQWASPAIYRTSASNNNLALNKAVSGSSSDGTGSGWDLSYLTDGNVQGGTDGRNGWSSVSHDSASASEWVQVDLGGSYTVGKVVLHPRSDLSNSAGTGFPVNFQLKGSLDGATWTTLSTQVGYHGVQAGRGEVLTFPSHAVRYLRVASSQLSGVAGESGYRMQFTELEVYS is encoded by the coding sequence ATGAATCTCATAAACTTGTACACTGGGCTGCTAGTTGCCTTCACCAGCCAAATCTTTGTTCATGCATGGGGCACAGATACCGAACAAATCACCTTCATCACACCAATCTACGAAGGTGCACTTGCGTCCGACAACCGTGACAATGATATCGCAATTCTCGAAGGAATGAAGTCTATGCTCGGAGTAGGAGGCACCTACGTAAAGCTTGGCTTCTCGTTCTCATCTTGGTCTCTCAGTCGCGATATAACCGATGCCGACCAAGACTATGCATTCAACTCCACCAACTTGGACTACGTTCTGGGCCTAGCAGAGTCTCTGAACCTTCCGGTTCTCATTCATGCGAACAATGGCAGATGGGCAGATTGCTGCACGTCTAATTCTGACGGTGGCTGGAACGACGCGCTCCTCGACCACATTGCGGCCCAGGGCAACACGACAATGCAAGACAGTTCTGGAAAGTCTCTCTTCCAACATGACGGCGGAGGTAACTACTTCTCGCTATCTCGATACAACACCTTCTATCGAGACTACAAGAAGCGGAACGTCCAAGCGTCCATGACAAGACTAGCCAACTGGGCAAAGCAGCATAAAGACCTCTTTGTCGGTGTTAGTCTAGACTCCGAGACCATATTCCCCTCAGACTCAGCCGACCACAATCCACTCGCCATCCAAGAATGGCGAGATTGGCTTCAAAATACAGGACTCTACGGTCCATCCGGTGACTTTTTCGGACACGGAAGAGTTCCCGCGttcaccagcatcaccgACTTCAACAGCGCCACAGGCCAAACATTCTCCTCCTGGAGTGCCGTCACACCTCCAAGTTCCATCACAGCAGGCAATCCATTCTCCGAAGAATGGCAAAGGTTCCGAATTACCCTCATTCGGCATTCCGTCTCAGACGAAACTCTTTGGATTGCAGAGGCAGGAATCCCTCGAAACCTGATATACGGCCATCAAACGCCTGGTTTACAATTCTACGCCTTTGCAGATGACTTGCCGACTTCAACGGCTGCAAACGGCGCGAGTGGCTACACTGCTTACGGACGAGCGCCCCTCGACTTCGGCAGCGTAGACAACCCCTTACGCGCCGACGGCACCAATAACTTCGGTTTATTCGAACTCAACCCCCTTTCATCAGATCCCCAGTTTGCATATGACACCATATTGACGCTGTTCAATGACGGTGCGAAAGTCATTTGTCCCAATGCCTTTGAAAACGTCACAAACAAAGACCAGTATTCTCTATTCGACTCCCCAACCACGGGAGATACATGGGGCAACGctctggtcaagttcttAAAAGACCACGGAAATACACCTCGATACACGCAACCGCCAGGATGGAACCCCGGCGACCGAGTATACGACTTATatgacaactttgacagCGCAACAAAGTCTGGTCCAGATAACCGTGTCAATGTCTCAGGATCATCGGGCAACGTGGCTCTGAAAACGGTGTACTCGGCAGTTGGAGGCACTATTTCCTGGAGTTTCACACTTCCGAGCGTTAGTAATGGGCGACGACTCAACCTTTGGACCAAGGtcggcattgatgatggagcTGGCGCCGGAGGCGGTACAGCTACATGGTTGGCATCGATGAACGGCACTCCAttgtttggaaatggcgTCGTTCTTGCACCAACATACTGGGTCTGGAAGCACTGGTTACCCGTCATGGTTGATGTGACAGAATGGGCTGGGAAGCAAGTTACACTCAGTCTGAGCACGACAGGCAATGACTACTATGGCTGGACGCAGTGGGCATCTCCCGCTATCTACCGGACGTCCGCGAGCAATAATAACCTGGCACTTAACAAAGCAGTGAGCGGGAGCTCAAGCGACGGCACAGGGTCAGGCTGGGATTTATCCTATCTTACAGACGGGAATGTGCAAGGTGGAACAGACGGGCGTAATGGCTGGTCTTCAGTTTCTCATGACTCGGCAAGCGCTTCTGAATGGGTACAGGTTGATCTTGGTGGCAGTTATACTGTTGGGAAAGTTGTCCTCCACCCAAGAAGCGACTTGTCTAACAGCGCTGGAACAGGGTTCCCCGTGAATTTCCAGCTCAAAGGCTCTCTGGACGGGGCGACGTGGACAACATTGTCGACTCAAGTCGGGTATCACGGAGTTCAGGCAGGACGAGGTGAAGTCTTGACATTCCCTTCACACGCAGTTCGCTATCTCAGAGTGGCCTCATCTCAGCTCAGTGGCGTAGCTGGAGAATCGGGATATCGTATGCAATTCACCGAGCTCGAGGTATATAGTTAG
- a CDS encoding two-component osmosensing histidine kinase (Bos1) (similar to Neosartorya fischeri NRRL 181 XP_001265918.1), with product MADDAVLIAVANFAASLAPDYTTTSSATEHPTSHLILPGPDTKAKKRLELELQSLAARIRQNEGVPPMPVLSGLPTPNEHSDTLFGSNGSSPYAAAARPSLSHNGRDDVDGGNPSSKRRRLQHDAADSGQDENSDEPGVFSSSLQKSGSSAASLTTQMQLPQRAIKANEYGSMAELEKELLKHQKANEAFQKVLREIGQIITAVARGDLTMKVHMNDEELDPEINNFKRTINAMMDQLQTFAREVSRVAREVGTEGLLGGQAIIDGIDGTWKELTDNVNIMAQNLTDQVREIASVTTAVAHGDLTKKIERPARGEILELQQTINTMVGQLRTFASEVTRVARDVGTEGILGGQADVAGVQGMWNDLTINVNAMANNLTTQVRDIIKVTTAVAKGDLTQKVQADCRGEIYELKSTINSMVDQLQQFAREVTKIAEEVGTEGRLGGQATVHDVQGTWRNLTENVNYMAMNLTTQVREIAKVTTAVAKGDLTKKISVEAKGEILELKNTINQMVDRLGAFASEVSKVAREVGTEGTLGGQAQVSNLEGKWKDLTENVNTMASNLTVQVRSISAVTQAIANGDMSQTIDVEANGEIQVLKETINNMVWRLSSFCYEVQRVAKDVGLGGKMGAQADVVGLDGRWKEITTDVNTMASNLTTQVRAFSDITNLATDGDFSKLVDVEASGEMDELKRKINQMISNLKDSIQRNTQARAAAELANKTKSEFLANMSHEIRTPMNGIIGMTQLTLDTDLTQYQREMLNIVKSLASSLLTIIDDILDLSKIEARRMVLEEIPYTLRGTVFNALKTLAVKANEKYLDLTFKVDSSIPDYVIGDSFRLRQIIMNLVGNAIKFTETGQVSLTIRESIGPSQLKPGEYGLEFVVEDTGIGIAEDKLDHIFGTFQQADGSMTRKFGGTGLGLSISRRLVNLMGGDISVTSEAGKGSQFYFTCIVRLASGGIEFIQKQLQPYRGHRVLFIDKARPNPGSEIKEMLKELGLLPVTVSLEDFAVHGQTNLSSTLPTDDCDAILVDSIETAREFRALDEFKDLPVVLLAPVVHVNLKTCLELGITSYMTTPCQLVNLGTSMIPALENRATPTLAENTRTLEILLAEDNTINQRLAVKILQKYNHIVTVAGNGLEAVEAAKEKKFDVILMDVQMPVMGGFEATAMIREYENSIGRRTPIIALTAHAMIGDREKCMQAQMDEYLSKPLQQNQLLETILACVSRSE from the exons ATGGCCGATGACGCTGTCctcatcgccgtcgccaacTTCGCGGCGTCGCTCGCCCCGGATTATACGACGACCAGCTCAGCGACTGAGCATCCTACctctcatctcatcctccCGGGCCCGGACACCAAAGCGAAGAAgaggctggagcttgagcttcaaaGTCTAGCCGCCAGAATCCGCCAGAATGAAGGCGTGCCACCTATGCCTGTACTGTCGGGCTTACCCACACCGAATGAGCACAGCGATACTCTATTTGGCTCAAATGGTTCCTCTCCCTACGCAGCTGCTGCCAGGCCGAGTCTCAGTCACAATGGTCGGGACGATGTAGACGGTGGCAACCCCTCTTCTAAGCGTCGCCGGCTACAACATGACGCTGCCGACTCAGGTCAAGATGAGAATAGCGACGAGCCAGGCGTTTTTTCAAGTTCCCTTCAGAAATCCGGCAGTTCCGCCGCCTCTCTCACCACCCAGATGCAGTTACCGCAGAGGGCGATCAAGGCGAATGAGTACGGGTCTATGGCGGAATTGGAGAAGGAGTTGCTCAAGCATCAGAAAGCAAATGAAGCTTTCCAGAAAGTGCTTAGGGAGATTGGCCAGATTATCACTGCTGTTGCCCGCGGAGACCTGACCATGAAGGTACACATGAATGATGAAGAACTGGACCCCGAGATCAACAATTTCAAGCGCACCATtaatgccatgatggatcAACTGCAAACGTTTGCGAGAGAGGTCTCCCGAGTTGCCCGAGAGGTTGGTACGGAAGGCTTATTGGGAGGGCAGGCGATCATAGATGGAATTGATGGAACTTGGAAAGAACTAACCGATAATG TGAATATTATGGCACAAAACCTCACCGATCAAG TCCGAGAGATCGCGTCTGTCACAACGGCGGTCGCTCATGGCGATCTGACCAAAAAAATTGAGCGGCCGGCAAGAGGCGAGATTTTGGAGTTGCAACAGACCATCAACACTATGGTCGGCCAACTACGGACCTTCGCTTCGGAGGTCACCCGCGTGGCGAGAGACGTTGGTACGGAGGGCATTCTTGGTGGACAGGCTGATGTTGCTGGCGTACAGGGAATGTGGAACGACCTAACAATCAATGTCAACGCCATGGCCAATAATCTTACAACCCAAGTCCGGGATATCATCAAGGTCACAACAGCTGTAGCCAAGGGTGATCTTACACAAAAGGTCCAAGCTGATTGTCGAGGAGAGATCTACGAGCTCAAATCAACTATTAACTCTATGGTCGATCAATTGCAGCAGTTTGCTCGAGAGGTCACGAAAATCGCTGAAGAGGTCGGCACTGAAGGCCGCCTTGGAGGCCAGGCTACAGTACACGACGTCCAAGGGACGTGGCGAAATCTCACTGAGAATGTGAACTATATGGCTATGAACCTTACGACCCAGGTGCGCGAGATTGCCAAGGTGACTACGGCTGTAGCCAAAGGAGACCTTACCAAGAAGATTAGCGTGGAAGCAAAAGGAGAAATCCTCGAATTGAAGAATACGATTAACCAAATGGTTGATCGGTTAGGCGCGTTTGCGTCCGAAGTCAGCAAGGTAGCTCGAGAGGTCGGAACAGAAGGAACCCTGGGTGGACAGGCCCAAGTTTCAAATCTCGAGGGCAAGTGGAAGGATTTAACAGAGAATGTCAATACTATGGCCTCCAATCTCACGGTGCAGGTGAGAAGCATATCAGCCGTCACACAAGCTATCGCCAATGGAGACATGAGCCAAACCATCGACGTTGAGGCAAACGGAGAGATTCAAGTATTAAAAGAGACAATCAACAATATGGTTTGGCGTCTATCAAGCTTCTGCTACGAAGTCCAGAGGGTTGCCAAAGACGTAGGTCTCGGCGGGAAAATGGGTGCTCAGGCAGACGTGGTCGGCCTGGACGGGCGGTGGAAGGAAATTACCACAGACGTCAACACGATGGCTAGCAACTTG ACAACCCAAGTTCGAGCATTTTCCGATATTACAAACTTGGCGACAGACGGCGATTTCAGCAAGCTCGTGGATGTGGAAGCATCTGGCGAAATGGACGAGCTAAAACGAAAGATTAACCAAATGATTTCAAACTTGAAAGATAGTATTCAAAGGAATACCCAAGCTCGAGCTGCTGCCGAGTTAGccaacaagacaaaatcGGAGTTCCTCGCCAACATGTCCCACGAGATCCGAACCCCGATGAATGGCATCATCGGAATGACGCAACTGACGCTTGACACCGATCTAACGCAATATCAGCGAGAGATGCTTAATATTGTTAAAAGTCTAGCCAGCAGCCTCCTTACCATCATTGACGACATCCTGGACTTGTCAAAGATTGAGGCTAGGAGAATGGTTCTGGAGGAAATACCTTACACCCTCCGCGGCACTGTGTTTAACGCTCTCAAAACGTTGGCAGTAAAGGCTAATGAGAAGTATCTCGATCTTACATTCAAGGTTGATAGCTCGATCCCGGATTACGTTATCGGCGATTCATTCCGGTTACGACAGATCATCATGAACCTAGTAGGCAACGCGATTAAGTTTACCGAGACAGGGCAGGTTAGCCTCACCATCAGAGAGAGCATTGGACCATCGCAACTAAAGCCTGGGGAATACGGTCTGGAGTTTGTTGTCGAAGACACGGGAATCGGTATAGCGGAAGATAAACTTGACCATATCTTCGGCACATTCCAGCAAGCCGACGGCTCCATGACTCGCAAATTCGGCGGCACCGGCTTAGGGCTTTCTATTTCCAGGCGTCTTGTCAACCTTATGGGCGGCGATATATCTGTCACCAGTGAGGCCGGGAAGGGCAGCCAGTTCTACTTCACCTGTATTGTCAGACTTGCCTCTGGCGGTATCGAGTTTATCCAGAAGCAATTGCAACCATATCGCGGCCATCGCGTTCTATTCATTGACAAGGCTCGACCAAATCCAGGATCCGAGATCAAGGAGATGCTGAAAGAGCTTGGTCTCCTGCCTGTGACAGTGAGCTTGGAAGACTTCGCGGTACATGGTCAAACCAATCTATCCAGTACTTTGCCGACCGATGACTGCGACGCCATCTTGGTGGATTCAATCGAAACTGCGCGAGAATTCCGTGCTTTGGACGAGTTTAAGGACTTGCCAGTTGTGTTGCTAGCGCCAGTTGTTCACGTCAACCTCAAGACATGTCTCGAGTTGGGAATCACGTCCTACATGACGACGCCTTGTCAGCTTGTCAACCTAGGGACGAGTATGATCCCCGCGTTGGAAAACAGAGCAACACCGACACTGGCAGAAAACACGCGGACTTTGGAGATCCTTCTTGCTGAAGATAATACGATTAATCAGAGGCTGGCTGTCAAAATTCTCCAGAAATATAACCACATTGTAACTGTCGCAGGAAATGGGCTGGAAGCCGtggaggctgccaaggaaaagaaatTCGATGTAATCCTAATGGATGTTCAGATGCCTGTAATG GGCGGTTTTGAGGCAACCGCCATGATACGAGAATACGAAAATAGTATCGGGCGTAGGACACCTATTATTGCATTGACAGCACATGCTATGATTGGTGATCGTGAAAAGTGTATGCAAGCACAGATGGACGAGTACTTGTCAAAACCTTTACAACAGAACCAACTTTTGGAGACTATCTTGGCCTGCGTGAGCAGATCGGAGTAG